In Lasioglossum baleicum chromosome 1, iyLasBale1, whole genome shotgun sequence, the genomic window CTctgtaagggtggatttatagtggagctgcgagcatcgatgatagcggcgcggtgaaaacaaaccaacatgcgtgacaacatttcgacacatactaatgaaaaagtacatatgtattttcattgtttttctttttttcaccgcacagctcacctcgctgctccactataaatccacacttagaACCGTGTTTAATCGCGAAGGGGCGAATGGACGCTCGAAGTCAACTCGCAGAATAATATTAGCCTTTTGCAATTAGtgctattttaattaaaaaattaaacatttctacctagctagaataattccattctatatgatttatttcattgtatggataatgaaattgatgtaatacctcaagcaatacttaaatgtttagtaatcagATCCATTAGATCCCAACGCTTCTCTGAGGAATTATTTAGCAAATtcatttctttgggtatatattaatgtaaataatattttgaataatggtacagcaatttctagTGGTGACTTAAGGGTTAAAAATAAGAAAGCGGATAAAGGAAGAATGATCGAATGATTATCAACGACATAAAGTTTAGTGTGATTTTATTTGATGACACAATAATTATCGTTATTTGAATAAAGGTCGAGTGCAATGTCGTACAGCGTATAAATACGGTACAAACGTAAAAAACCTGTAAATGCGACTGTATAATTGTTACGTTACATGCACATCGATTTCACGACGACATCGTGCCACCGACCGAAATCTGAAATCGGCCATGAAGCCCCCTATTGTTAAACATGTACAATATGTATAGTCTGTGTAGCCTGTATTACTCTTCGTTTTCGCTTTGGTAGTCGACACGATCCAGTGAATTGCACACGAATGATTGATTCCCTTTCCTCTCTCCGTCTCTTTTATTTATACACTTTATACGCCGCTGCCTAAAAAGAGATCTCTCACAGGCTACCGTGGGACTTTCAATTGAATTTCCATCTATAGCGTCATCGTACATTCCAATCGTATTTCGTATTTACAATGTTACATGACCAGAATTACTCACATATCTTACTGGCTAGTTATAAACTTTATCCGTCATCGTACATTTAGCGCCGTCATCGTTAGGTTGTGTctggtgtgtgtgtatgtatatatatttatattaacattttttttttaattaaatagagcTTTCGTAGCaaagtatgtataaatagacTATTTTTGCACGCACACCCATCAGTGCTCACTTCGATCTGCGCTGCATTTCTGAAGGCGAGACAGTACACTCCGTTTTGAGCGGTTCGTTTAATGAGATCCGTCTATGTATATCGAATAAGATAAGCTATTACCTGAAAAGTAGTGGACGAGAGGAATGGCAGTTCCCCGGGGATCCTAAAACCTTGGCTCAGTGCGAAGccgttttcttttttgttgttTACGCtctatgataatactgtatatcCCATCGAAATTTCTCGAGAAGAGTCGCGTTAAGCTACACCTTACATTGGATCGTACTTTGACCGTAGAAATCTTATTCGTTTAAAATAGACTCGTACTTCCGTAACGGCAGCGTGGATTATTGCATCGCGTGGTGACGTACACGCCCCTACGTCCCTTCATGTTCAAAGAACGTCCGCGTTATGTCGCCTACTTGTCCCTTACTTATTTTAATTACATATCACACCGAGGTGCTTGACGCACGTAAAAATCTAGAATAAATATAGGCCAGTTGTAggcattgaaaaatttttttcctcgaCAGATTTCTAATTCCTAATTTTGCTGGTAATGCATACCATTCCCTTATCGTTTAAAAGCGAATGGAAGGACGTGTTTCACAAAGAACGCTGTACCGCGTATTGCCAAAGACCTCTTGGTCCTCattaggggtgtgcgggtaTCCGAAATGTCTATTTCGGGTCAGGTTCGGGAATGGGACTTTACTGAACTCTCCGTATCTCGCAAGAAGTCTCCTGAcaggaattcgaaaggaatgcgGCGTCAAGCCGGCCGATTGGGTCATTCCACTGGCACTTTCggttctagccgaattattggctaaaATGTGACGTCACGGCCTAACCCTTTGCCCCTGTGCCGTCTTGCGGGACTTCTTGTGAGGCACAGAGAGTATGATTGACGCTTTCTTTATGATCTTTCAATCTAACTTGGGGTTTGAACTTTTCGGGTACCCGAATGGTGCAAACTATCGGCCCGTCCCGAGGCGACCCGACATTTCGGGTATCCGCACACTCCTAGTCCTCATTAATACATTGACCGTTCCGCTACTCTCTTTGATATCTTCTTCTTATTTCTTTTTTGTTCGTCGTAAAAAGTTAGAAGGAGAAAAATCTGTAATTGTGTAAtcttaaagttattaaaaatttgcttttgattcttttttgtttttctgACGTTTTTAGATGCATCAAATTCGGTTGTACGTCCCAAACGGGTGTAAGTTCCTAGCTGTTTTCCGTCTCGATGATACAAACTGGCCTCACGCGTTAATCACCTCTAAAGATTTCATGTTTCGTTCGCATAAATAGTGTCAAGTTACAGCGCCGATTCTACACCCCTGGACGACGATGTCGATGAACTCAGGTCTTCCGAGTGACGAGTGTGGGATGAGTCGAGGGAGGTGACCGAGTCGCTGTCGTTGCTGTGAGGACTCGAGTAATTAGCCGCTTCCTGTAGTCTCATTAGCATGTTCAGCTGTAACAGCGGCGaacgttaattaattattatattacgtTACTCTCTACATACACTCCCGCTCATAAGTCTTAGGACAGCGATCATATTTGTATTCAACTCTGTACAAATGAACGATGCGAACAAATTTTGAAGCAAAGGATGCTGCACTCATATTCAAGAAGAATGAAATGATGTGTGTGATGACCTGAAATCGTACTTGGATCAGGTTTTTGCCGATAAggaccagaagttttatgagcgcggaattgtGAAGATATCAGAAAGACggcgaaagatcatcgaacaaaatgggaaatattctattgattaaagttcattgcttgaataaaaaaatagggttctatttcaccttaaaacaccgaaaaattactttcttgccaacctaataaaaataggactttttaggGGGATTGCGGCCTAGGTTGATCTCTTATCTAgctcttttgactactgaaaacccccatctttgcattatcaagaaatgagaaggcgcattccgCAGCCTTGTAATCCTGGATCAAGTCTAACCTCTTGAGGAGGTATACTAACCAGTGGATCGCCTTCGGTGTCGCTGTGCGTGCTGCCGAGGCTTTTAACGCTTGATCCTCCGACTCCGGAAGTGTGTCCAGAAGTGACGACATCGTAGCCAACGTCCTCGGGACGCAATCGAAGAAGAGCATCGCTGCCACCGTGCACTGCGTGCGTAGAAATCCACGGATAACTAGAAGTGATAAATTGAGCTGGATCTTCCCAGGAAGTGTCGCCATTTCCATTTCCACTGACGCGTCTGCCGTAAAGTGTTAATCCCTCTCTGACCGCTTCGACCAAGTACGGTATCACGGAGTAGTTCCACAGGTCCGTGAACCATACTTGAGAACCTGTTACTTCCATCGGACAGGACAGAAATAGTCGTGGCCCTGGAAGTTAAACATTCGTTATTAAGCGGTTTGCGGACGCGCAACAGTTATTGAAGGTACGGGTAATCGTTGAGTTCGATCCGTCTCACCTATAGTCACGTCGGAGCTGCTATGAGTTTCTAGGAACTTGTTGAGGTGTAGCCAAACACGGGGCAACCACTCGACAACTGCCGCCATTTCTGCATTCCTGGTCCCAGCACACTCGCGAAGCTCGTGCTCCAGTAGTTTCCGCCTGAGATAACGGCCTAAGAACCCTTTAACTGGTTCCATGTGGTTAGCGCAAAGCACCCACCTGCGAAGGGAAAAGTTTGCCGGTCATTAATCTACAAGAAGTATAGCAACTGACTAATGAGAGCTGATCGTGTGTGACACAAAGCGTTGCCATTCATTTCTTCGGAGActgttgaaaatttagaagcatTACAAAATGTCTAAAGTAATTACAATGAAACTTTATGAATGAAATTTTACGCATTCACGtagctatattttttatttattttcacgaTTACAGGAAGAAAGGTAGatttataaatacaataaaCTAGCTGCCCTCCGCAGGTAGGGCCTCCAGGCGGGTTACGCCCGAACACTGTCGACATGCCTGGAAAGGTTGTCATAGCAGAtaaaaaacgcgcacggatcAGCTCCGAACCGGCCGATTATTTACCACCACCGCTCTTCGACAACTTCAACCCTGACAAATGGACAACATTTGCGACAGACTCGCCGAATCAGATCGATgggattatacatatatacacacatacttTTTCATAGTACAAGatagtagaagatagtacaagatagtagaagatagtacaagatAGTAGAAGATAGTAGAAGATGTAGAAGATAGTAGAAGATAGTAGAAGATAGAAGatagtagaagatagtacaagatAGTAGAAGATAGTAGAAGATGTAGAAGATAGTAGAAGATAGTAGAagatagaagatagtacaagatagtagaagatagtacaaatAGTAGAGGATAGAGGATAGAGGATTGAGGATTGGAGATAGAGGATAGATTTTGTAGGTTAGTGATAGAACCAGAAGCACGCAGAAAATTCAAGGACGTTACAATCCCCTTGTAAGTATGTAGTATGATATAATGGATGAACAGCATCAAACGTTTATCGAAAGAAAACGTAAAGTATACCTGAAGTTGTGATGTAACTGAAGATTTGTTGTGCTACAAGTTGCTTGACTCATTGTACCGATAATAGCTGGGCAAGACGAGTGCCTGGTACCAAGGAGGCCACTGAACAATTCCCCCAAGGATGCAGCGTGTTGCAAATTCTCGAGTATGATTACTCTCGGCAATTCGTCGGCTGCGTTCGAGTCGCATCTTTCGGCGATGTGTGCGAGATACTGCCTGAGTTCTTTGCTGGACTTGTGGTCAACGTTGAACGTGGCTACCGCTGCCGCGTCCTTTGTATCGTTATCGATATCTACTAGGGCATGAGCCAATTTTCCAGCCAAATAGCTCTTCCCGGTACCGCTGGGTCCACAAAGAATCACCCTGCGATGCTCGGTCAGCAACGATATCAATCGTTGCACAATGGATCGTGGTATCAGAGTGTCCACTGCAAGCCACGAGTAACCGGAGAGCACTAGGTAAATTGTTTTCACGTGGCCAATCAGATAGCCGCAGGGAAGCAGTTCCGGATGCTGGGAGTCTGTAGTGCACCTACGTGAAAACAGTGGTACTTAAAgtttatttatcatttttaaaCCTTTAAGAAGAACTCAAACATTTTATCTACattagggtggctcttattttaCTATTACCCCAGAGTTGTTCcaagtaattaaaaaaaaatctgtgcaaagtttgagcgcCTACATATAACATGAAAACGTGCCCCAAATGGATTAACTCcgtgccctacgatttattttacagttttaGTGATTAGAAAATTTTGTAGCTCGTAATTTCTTCAAAGAGGAGAAAAttcatatctattgtatgcctattaTATTCTCCAATAGTACACTAACAATATCACaaagcaaattttatttcggtttaaaggaaattaattaagcacacatatatgtatatgtcccaaaagttggttttcgaatcatgcacataatgcaaattcatgttaggaagtactaaaacattaacagaaagattatcgcattgtttgtatgtatttagcaacattaaaggaacacattgcgaaagaaacttttgggacaacctaatatattcattGTAGTCAATTTCTCTCCATTTTTCGAGTCTTATATTGTTTCCATCGCAGTAATGACACTGTTCATGCGTGTCTAATGTCACACAGCATTTCGCTATGCCCTCCTGTCCGTGGTGACTTCTTCTGAACTCAAGGGAGATGCTTTCaagtgtaattaattttaaatattctcaacgagtgaaattgatttgcaaaaggttgaatttgatttgcaaaagggtgaaattgatttgcaaaaaggcgaaattgatttgcaaaagggtggatttggagtgcaaaacctgtacgtAATATTCATACATATTATTTAACATAATATGTTGGGAAAAATTTGCGTAGTAAATGCGAAATATCTAATGATAAAAAAACGTACCTCGAAGCCTCGCCAAGATGATAAGCGGCGACGCATTCTACACCTAGACCAAGATTCGTCACCGGGTCGACTCTTGTGACGTATTCCTTGAAGCAACGTCTCACGGTAGAATCAAGAGAATCCCAAGTGGTTTTGTTACTGATGCAGACACTCGCGATAACACAATGAGGGGGTTCGCCTATGCTCCCATCGGATGTGCTTCCAGTTACCAGattataattgaaatttttctcacTGCCAAGGTAGATAGCTACGTTAATTCGTTTCCCGTCTGTGTCTTGCTCTAAAGCTGGTTCTCCCGTTGCGGAGGTGGTCGACGGTACCACTGGGTGTTCCGGTACGTTCAGGTTTTCTAGTTGATCTGCCGCCGAAGTAGCGTCGCCATTCGACAATGCAGCAACGGTGGAAGCCACTTCCGTCATGCTGAAACGTCTGTCTGGGTCGCTAGGCAGAGACGACTGCGACGATGTCAACGACTTCGATGTCACCAATCTCTGGAGGCGCTCATTATTTTGCTTCAAATTGAGCATCTCGTTCTGGAAAAGGGATTAATGCCGTTATTAATATTAACacactagaggggagttgttgctcgctcgcttcgcgagtagggttgttgtagctcgctcgctttgcgagctcgcgagagggttagtggtgaaattaactaactggcgaattTTTataacgtcgataatgtaaatttctattgaaatattgattaaaagctacgacgttcgtttttttgttgtattgaaatatgattctaaaagcacttttagtttttcccgaattttccatttttccgtgatacttttccaatttttcttatcctataacctagttcggagtaatacgaacattaaaaaaaaaaaattagccaaatcggtccagccgttctcaagtgatgcgcttaccaacgaacagcatttgatttttatttatatagattaccgaccggtgatcattgcataattttgaaaaatctatggtacgtgGCTAAATACTCAGGTGTTCTTTGTGTCCCTCTAGCCCCATTCCCGTCCCGCTAGTTAACACTCATGCTCTGGAAAGTATATTCACAAATACATTTACATCGTTCGAGCTCCCCAGCATAATTCACGCAACGCACACAGCGAAAAGActcctcttgcctctgtgccgtCCCGCATATCAACTTCTTCGGAGggttaataggctttcggtagctAAAGTGTTAAAATTCCGTTTGATTTATATCAAACGAATGGACGGTCTAATAAGAATTCTGTTCGAAGAAAAACCTACGGAGAACCATTGTGCGAAGCACAAAGGGAGCTCAATTTACTTACCCTCATCTTTATGACAGTGTCCTTCAAAGACTCCAACTGGTGCGCCGAGGATAAAGCTTCCAGCCTGATGTCGGTCAACACAAGATCCTTCTCCCTGAGTTGTTTCTTCAGCTCGACCACGTCTTCGTCCTCCTTCTTGTACAAAGCGGAGCTGCTCTTGCTTCCGGTCAACGGATTTTCGACTTCTGGCGATTTTTGTCCATTGCTTCGGGTACCTTGGCTTCTGGTGGAGTCGTGTTTCGCGGCGGTTGGCAGTCTGGGACTGTTCGGTGCGCTGAGATCTCCACCGGTGGTTTCCTTGCAGTCCTCAGCATCCGAAACGGACCCGTGTCTATTCTTCCGGGACCTGGAGAAAGCCTTCGAGAAGGAGCTGCGAAGCCAACCCTTCTTCTTGTGATGGCTGCTGGCTGAACAGGCGCTGCTCaacgaattcaacgacgtgACGCTGTCCGCGGACAACTGTCTCGCCATCGAAGCACCTTGGTGATTGCTGTTGCCGGTGCACCCGGTCGTTCCGGAATCGGAATCGCCGAGAGTATGCCGGCGACCGTTGTTTGCGGTCGGCCCGTTATTCAGACCAGCCTCTGCGCTTTGCTTCCGAAGCCTCTCGATGGTCTCCCTCAATTCCTGCAGCTCGGAATCCTGGAAATCACACGCATTTTACAATCGTTTCGTTTCCTCTGAACGCAACAATTCATAGTATCATTTTTTAAGGGAAACTCGCGTTTCCAGGGTTTGCGaaggttctcatttctcgataatgaaaAGATGGGctttctcagtagtcaaaagcgctagataaaagatcaatctagcgcgcacGCTTTCCAAAGttgcctacttttgcgtttacgaggcgtaatttgcattattcggaagcttaGCTACGCatgtatgtacagtgactcgaattaatattcggacgctctaagaaAGAtgttaacttttttaatattgtactatatgaCTTTGTTGGGAGCTAGAGCAAGTTGTTTACTCCAGATTGAAttgtgtagaaaaaatactaaaagttgcattctacaactgttttatgtgggcctgtattgaaaatttaagaaacgcactgtgaaagtttcatcgaaacgtTAGGAGAAAGACGGTAAATAATAATGCAATGATCAACGAGTAATTTATTAGTAGCAAAATACAAAAACTATTTTTAAAGATTTCTAACGTACGTCCTTTTTCTAGATACTGatttcattaatattattatcatGAAAATCGGTTGTGCGAAGAATACAACGTTCACAAGTCCCTCAGTCTCAAGTTTCGCGGAGAAGTCGCAACATCTTCATGTATCAGCAGCGAAGTCAGTGGCGCGAGGACGGCGAATCTCTCGATTATGACAGCAAGGACAGCTATCCGAGTGACTGAATATAGAATCGGTGCTCCACGAGTCAGCGATGTTGAACAATTGTCTCATGGACATCGAGCCCGATTCTTTCTTCACCTTGTCCGCCTTGTCTTCCTGACAGTTCGACAGATTTTTCTTCAACTTGCCACTACCAATCGATGACCGATTGCTACCCTTCAATACAGATGGGAGGTCACTTTTCTGTGAGCATTCGGGCGTGGCCTCCAAGTCGTCTATCTGATGTCCCTTTTTGTACGATATTTTCTTCAAGCCTTTCTTCAATCTCGCCTGGAAACTGCTCAGTTTTTTCGTTGCTTGTTCTCGTTCGCTGCTTTCGTTCTCTTTTAAACCCTGAAGCTTCTTCGTTGGCTTGACGACTTCCACGTTTCGGGGGTTTCTGAGGATCTTGTTTGATCGAGAACTATCGTTCGATCTTTCCCCAGCGATCTTGGCGCCGGATGAAAGACTGGCATTTCTGGAGGAGGATGAATTCGATCTGATCGACGAGTTTCCAGATTCCGGTATTCGCAGACCAAGTGCTTTCGCGTCTTCTGGAGGGATTGGAATCATTATCGTGTCGTTCACTAATTGAGCATTGTTGTCGGACAGGATGGACATTACTTGCGCAGCTTGCAGATCAGCTGGTCGACATAGTCTTCGATTTCGAGACATCCTTGGAAGCAGCTGTTGCTTTATGGGCTTGTTGACGTTTCGTTTATTCTGCATGTTGATACGCTGGGCATTTTTCAAAACGCCCAGAGCTTGCGAGGAAGGTTATGCATGCGAGGTTATAATCGTAGGAAGCTTGCTTTTCCATTCCGCGAGTGTTTCCGTTCACATGTTTGCGGTGTGCGAAACTTGCACGATATTCACCATTTTGAAACGTCGCTGCTCAGTGATTTGATTTTGCCGGCATTACGTCGAAAGGTTTGTCGCTGTCATTGTGCTTTTCGAGATGTCATATTTCAGTCGTAAACTGCTGTTAGTTCTCGTCAACTTCATTCGATTAGTTCTGATTTGATATTGTTTTCTGTTGAACGATTCACACGTGTAGTACTGATCGTTCCATCAGGAGATGGTAGTGATTTCGACAGTTGGGCGCAGCGGGATCTGCGCTCTTAACCTTCGCATGGTAATGTGGGGTctcatttttatttgaataaaattaaatctgtttgtttactttttatcctcTGCTATTCTTTATCCCGAATTTAAGGAATCTAAGGAACCCCACCTTActctatttatgtgttattagaccttacctcGCGAGGGTTAAtattcggacggtaaggtccgAGAATTTTTGTCCGAGATCAGGACAAGTTCTCGATTATGTCaagattcccgaaaatgttcgagattctcgaaattaGGGGGGTAGACTCAtttttccaagattgcaagggcgtgggatgcgccttctcgtttCTTGATATTGCAAAGATGAGGTTtttcgtaatttgcattattcgaaagcataCGGTTGCGCATGCAGCTGTTTTCATAGGGCTGCGCAGCTACAAGCTGCCGAATAATACAAACccgcaaacgtaaaaataggactttcggagacgatcgcggcctagatggatcttttatctagcgcttttgactactgaaaaactccatcATTTGATTATGAAGAACCTTAATTATTACTGCGGCGCAAAAATCACTAGGAATGCCTCTAATAGTGCGGTATGAATTGCAAAAGTACGGTGAGAAACGAGGTTTACTTGAGCCTAACGTTTTAGATTTGTTACCTATTCGATACACGTAAGTACGTAGGATACGATTCTAGATAAacagtattatatgtatataaaataagaagatatggcaaatattaaaacaaataGTAATGAGAAAAAGAAGATACTCACTTTCTTCTCAGCTGTGGCGGTAAGTTGTTGCAGCCGTTGTGTCATGTTGGATAAGGATTGCTCAAAAGCCGACACCACGTGAGCCTACAACAGAAAACGGAATTGCAGAAATTTAGAACGTGTGGAACTTCAACAAACAACATTGATAATTACTAAGTTTTAATAAGTTtggtaaatttttaaataacttcAATACGATTTACTCGATATTAACGGATTAAAGCTGTCACAATTAATGTTTTCGATCTTTTGAATacagaatataaatattttaaattagttAAAATAGTTTAAATGAATTCATAGGTTTCATTTAAATAGTAAATGGTTTGAATTTAAAATacggggtgtcccaaaaatgtcggaAAACCTTAAAAGGGACGGtgcctgaggtcatttgaagtaactttttcctgtaCAAACATGTTCTCCGCCggtttgttaaggagttattaccgaaaaacatggaccaatcagagcatgGCTATAGCAGACGGATTCTGGCGCGGCCAATAGCAACGCTACGCTCAGCGGGACCTTTCgccgagccggaatccgtctGCTATAgccacgctctgattggtccatgtttttcggtaataactccttaacaaatccgcggagaatattttcgtaaaggtaaaaattacttgaaatgacctcaggaaccgccCCTATCAAGATTTTCcgacatttttggaacacctaATTTTTTGTATtcctaatataatatttaaccaATAAAAATCCATCAATACGATTATTACTTCATTGTTATTCCACTTCTTAACTCGCAGTATTAATAGACCGCAACGTTCTAGACGAGTTGACGTTTAACTCGAAACATTTATTGAGTATAATGTTAGACTTTAATGtttactaaaaaaaatgtttctgcaGGCTTTCAGGGAAGAGGAGTTAATAAAGAAGAAACTGGTAGACGTCAGCGCGGATAGTGTTGGAGTCAGGGGCGAATATTATAGGGGCAGCTGCTCGATTTACATAACAAGAGTGATCAAAGTGAACAAAAAATTGAATGATGCGGTATTTTTGCATCCCTCGATCATATCGTTTCGTTCCCGATCACGCAATTACAGTGAACCACTGTTATACGAGTCGCGAGATAATCGCTCTTCGTCGGTTCAACGATCCGGGCACGAAGAAAACCTCTCACAGGGTTGAACGTGGTAATCTAAACCGTTCCAACCAGATATCAAAACAAACGGTTATCTTTTGTTCGTAAAAAAAATTACTTTAAAAAGTGTTCTCGTGGAACAGACATTCTCGAACCTGCATTAATAAAGGTTCCATGAAAACGATTTACTTAGAAACGTTTACTGAAAATAGCTACTACGAAAGAAACACAAGCTATCATTCAGCTCGAATGACCTCTTGATGCCAGTaacaataatatacaataaaaaagtatgactttcaatttaaatattcagagttgaccttcatagGCCTTTTCAAGGCCATcttaaggtcg contains:
- the LOC143221804 gene encoding uncharacterized protein LOC143221804, with translation MQNKRNVNKPIKQQLLPRMSRNRRLCRPADLQAAQVMSILSDNNAQLVNDTIMIPIPPEDAKALGLRIPESGNSSIRSNSSSSRNASLSSGAKIAGERSNDSSRSNKILRNPRNVEVVKPTKKLQGLKENESSEREQATKKLSSFQARLKKGLKKISYKKGHQIDDLEATPECSQKSDLPSVLKGSNRSSIGSGKLKKNLSNCQEDKADKVKKESGSMSMRQLFNIADSWSTDSIFSHSDSCPCCHNREIRRPRATDFAADT